TTTTTGAACATGTCGGTGAACGGACGGCGTTCTTCATTCATTTCCGAAGCGATCTGCGTGGCAGTGGTTAAATCGCCTTTACGGACAAACATGTCAACAATCGACTCGTAGGCAACACTCAGTGGACCCCCATCTGCCATCTGCTGGAGCGTCTTCCGAGCTTCTACAAGGTCTCCAGCCGCAGCTTGAACAATTGCAATATGAGCTAGCATCGCCACAGATTTGATCGGATCCGTGGGCAACTTGTTCTTGAGGAGTGTGGCTTCCTGCGAGAGTTGTTGAAATTTTTCATTGGTTCCAATCGGGTCTCCACTTTCCACGAGCCGCTTGGCGAGATGACGAAGAAAATTTGCCCGTTCAGCATCGGTATCGTGCATCTCCGCGTCAATCGCGAGTGCTTTCTCAAAAAATCCAAATCGTGTCGCTAAAACCCTTGCGTTGACATGCCCGCCGGATTGCCGCAACTGGTCGATGGTGGCAGCTGCCGCATCACGCGCCCCAATTTTCATTTGCCATTTCGCAATATCAGTCAGGGCGCTCACCTGTCCTTCCGGTGAAAGCTTTCCGGCACCGTTGAGCGCCACCTTGAACGTCTCGATAGCTCCCTTGTGATTGCCTGTCACATCCTGCACCCAAGCAAGGCACGCCAGGTCTAAATGCCCGGACCCTTCCCGAATAGCCCGCTGAACTGTCTGTTGACTCGCCGCTGCGTCACCCGCCTCGGCCTGTGCTTTGGCGATCCACCTGAGCAGTTCAGGGGGATGCCGGTCCCTTCCCTTGGTGGACAAGGCATCGATGGCTTGCCTGAAGGTCTCAGCGCTCGCCGCCTTATCTCCAAGGGTTGCCTGGGCACGGGCAAGGTATATCAACGCATGGATATATTCGGCGGTATGCGCAAACTTGGAAGATGGGGTTGCCTTGATGGCCCGGTTGAGCGTCTCACGCGCGTTCAAATCTCCGGCTTTGACTTGTTCTTCAGCAATGTACGAAAAGATGGCCATGGCCGTCTTTTGGCGCCAGAGTTCCACGCCATCCCTCGGTAACTGCGTCTCGGCAAGCCTCATCGCCGCAGGAATATCTCCGGCCTGAACAAGGGCCTCGACTAACAGCAGCAGACTGTCCCCCGTGACCGACTCATTCGCGACTGTGTCCACCGCCTCGTTCGTGAAGCCGTATCTCGCTTGGGCCAATGCCAGGTTATATTTGAATCCGATATTACTTATCGCGGTGTGTGTTGACGTAATCGTCACATCTCCGGCCTGCAATTGGGCTTCCTCAATTCGATTCAGCAACCCATCCTTCAGTTTCTCCAACGCTCTACGTCGATGTCGCTCCGTGAGAATCGGAACAGGACTCCGAATGCCTTCGGCCACCTCTCTGGCCTCTTTGAGAATTGTCCGCGCCTCGATCAGCGCCGCTTCTTTCTCGGACGTGAGCCAGGCCGGCTTGTTCGCTGGGGTTGCCGCAGCTTGCGCCGATGTGGCAGTCTTCGCCGATGGTGCTGATGCCTCCGTTTCTGTCATGGCGGCGCAGCCTGCACCCACGAACACGCCAAGCGGGGCCAGGGACAGAACCACCAGCCTCATCTGTTGCTTCATGCCGCGCTCCTTTCCATCACCCATGTCTTTTTGACATGCCCCGCGCTTGCCCGAACCAACTGCATCCCCAACTGGCCATTGGTGAAACTCTTGATCGTCAGCGGCCCGGACCCGGTCACCACCAGATCATTCGTCCCGCTCTTCGTGAACGTGAGCGTTCCGTCGGCGCTGTGAAAAGCATTGGCCAAATCCCCGGCCCGATGCAGTGCTCCACCCAAGACGCGCCCATCGAACTTCACCACCCCTTTGCCGTCGGAATCCGTGATCGTATCGGCCCCGTCAACGGCGCGGATTATGTAGGTATCGAACCCCTCGCCCCCTTGCAGGATATCGTTATCGAGGCCCCCATCGAGCCGATCGCTCCCACTGCCACCTTCGAGCAGGTCATTCCCAGCGCCGCCTAACAGCGTATCGATGCCGGCGCCGCCGTCGAGCTGATCCCCTCCCCCATTGCCGATGAGCAGATCGACCCCGCTACCGCCATAGAGATGGTCATCCTTGCCCCCCGACTCAAAGCGCTCATCCGCATCGGAGCCAAAGAGAAATTGCCGGATGGTCGAAGGATCATCCGTAGTCGCAATCTCGTAGGTCTGACTAGCGTCAAAGAAGTAGCTATTTCCTTTCGAGAGCTCCTCGTCCTTCAAATTGAGCTGGACTTTTTCACCGAGAAATCGCGCCCGGTCTGTCAGATACTGCTTGGTTACTGTACCGTTGCCGGTGACATCGCTGTAGAGATCCAACTCGCCTGCCGCATTGTGAGCTTCGTAGAGCACATCTGTCACAAGATCATCATCGGCCCAGAGTGCAAACGGGTTCAATTCTTTCAACGCATACCGATAAGCCAGCCCTTGGGCCGTCTCCGTTTGCGCAATGTTTTCTAGGCTAGTCGCCTCACTGCTTTGCAAAAGCGCCACATCCGTCAAGTCTGCAAGCGTGAATATCACGCCAGCATCCTGCCAGTCCTGCACGGCCTCTTGGATCGCTGCCATAGCGGTGTACATCTCGTTACGATTAGCTAAATTCCCAAACCCGCCCACCTGAGAATCGACGGGCAACGGATAGGGATCTTGGAGCGTGGGGCCAAGAAACAGTTTGCGAAAGGCATCCACCGTTTTCTCCAGCGAATCACCTTCGACGACGTCCGGGGTATTCAGGGGCGCAACTTCCTCCGCCTTTGCATTAGATGCCGCGCTAATCAAAAGTTCGGAGCTTGCCTGCCCATAGCGTGAATCGATCGTCTGAATGAGGGCCTGAACGGCAAGAGAATCCACGATGAGGGTAATCGAATGGGTGTTGCCAAAGTCCCACTGATCTTGGAAGAGAGGGACCCCTTCAATCTGCGGTTGCCCCTCAATCAAAATCGACTGTCCCCCGGCCGCATGAACACCTGAATTCGCGACTACGTTGAGGTCACCAGTAGCCGCCAAACCATAGAGGGTTGTGATTTTGGCAAACGGCCCCAACGATTTCGGTTCGCCCAATAAATTCGTCGTCAATTCGATACTGGCGGTTCCTTCGGTATCAAATTGCGCCAACGTGGCCGCCTTCGCCCACTGATAGCGAGGGTCGGAGTAGAAGTTCGCCGCTCCTTGGTCAAACGGATCCCACCCGGGATCAGCCGCGTGACTAGCGCTTGCTGCCTCGTAGATCGGATTGTCTCGCGAGAAGGTTGCGTTCGCCGCATCGGGATCGCTCAATACCTGGCGAAAATAGCTCAGCATCGCCTGGATGCGTGCCTCTTCTGCGGCCAAGCTTGCACCCGCCCCATTCACATGGCCACGGCCAGCCCCGTTGAAGATGTACGTGTGCGCAACTTCTGTTTCATGCAGCTCAGTAAAGACTGTCGCCAAATGCCCGCCCAGCGAGTAGCCGGTAACATTGAGCTGATGTGAGGGATCAGCAAAATACGCCTGCAGCTCGGCGTCGATTGTTCCATCCGACTTGACCCCTTGCTTCAGCCGAGCAAAATACTCTTCCATTGCCGTGAGTTGACCAAAGGCAAACCCGTACAGCCCGATATCGGCATCAGCCTGGAATGCATCGCGCTCCTTATCTCCGCCTTCCGCAGCTAGCTTGAATTCCGTGCTCCGGAACGAGAGCGTGTACTCGCTAGTCGTTCTATTTCGCATCAAGGTCGCGGAAAACCCGCTCGCGTCATTGGCATGGTGATCGATGATGTCGTAGCTATTTAGAAAGCGATCAGCCTGCACATTCGTAAATCGGGTCTTGCCGGGCAACTCGCCATTCGCATCTGGCTGGACAAACCGCGTGTCATTATTGCCATCTAACAAAATCTCGCGAAGAGGCCGTCCGAATAGGAGCTGATCAAGATACGACTCTGCCGCCATTTGTTGCAGGGCAAACTTCAACCAAGTCGAAATATTACTTTGACTCATTTTCCCTCTCCTGCGTTACCAGCGCTGGTTTCAATACCTGGTTAATGAATTGCGCGTCGGTCTTGAGCGACCCCTTTGAACACTTTTGAGCTGCGAGCCACCACACTCCGGTCATGTTTCGCATATAGCCGCTACGGACAAAACCTCGCCTGACTGCGAGCACCTCGTTGGTTTGGATGTCAAGGATGATGAGTTCCCCCCCCGCAATTCCAAGTTCTCGATCATGCGGACGAGTAATCCCACGCCAGGTGTAGCCGTATCGGCTCTGAGGAGAAGAAACGCTTTCCTCTGCCACGATATAAGGAACACGTATGAATCGGCCGTTAGCCGCAGTTTGATAATCTCGACCTGGATACGCCTTTTCATCTCGATAAAAGCGTCGGTATTTCATTCCCTCTTTCGTCTTCGCACCCTTGGACAACGGGGTCTCGATAAACTGATACTTGCCTATGGCAGGTTGGACAAAGTATTCTTCAGGGTGATCTCGGACTCCTACCGAATGCCCATAAGGATCTTCCATCGCATACAGATGTTCGAGTTCGTAGTCTGTGGGATTTCCCCGAAGTCGTAGTTGGATCAGTCCATGGACATTCTCCACCGTCTTGTAGATGAACTCCCCGGCTTCGGTCTTACAGAGATGGTCGAAGTATTCTTGGGAGGTCATGCCCGGCTTGTAGCCACTGTCTTCTGGAAGGGGATTCGGAATCTTGATGGAGTGGGCGAAGCGGCCTTCTTCCGTGGCAAACGGATCGGCAGGCTTGAGCTTCAGAATATCGCAGGCGGTGTCGTTCAGTTTGAGTTTCGCCCTAGCGCACGTGTCCGCAAACTTCTTCATCTCCCGATCAAACCGCTCGCCTGGCGTCTCAGCGAATGAGACACACCCGATTTCCCCAATCAGCACAAGACTCAGCCCGATCCCGACGATTACTCTAACCACGTTCATGTGACGCTCCTCTTCAGCCTTTCGCCTTCCCCTGCCGCGCATCCCTCATACTCACCAACACCTGTTGAATCTGCTGATGCAATCGCGCCAGCACATCCACACCCATCGCCACGCGGGTGACGAGGTGGCCTTCCAACCCCTTCGGCGCAGCCTTGCCGTCCTTCGCCGTCTTCGCAATGGCCCCGAGCAACGCCGGCTCGATGAACCCGAAGTCCACATACGCAATCCCCTGCGCCACACCGACGTTGGTATAGTTCGTCGCTTTCGGATACGCCGTCGACTCACTCGGCTTCAGACGGACATTCAATGGAATGGTCTTCTCTTTCGATTCACTCATAGCCAACTACTCCTTCTGTTTCCCTTGCCCGGCTGAGCGAGACGGCCAGGCCCAACGATGGATGACTGAATTACCCGCAATACATCTCATTCCTAACCAGCCGCGCCGGACAATACGCCCCCTCCACCCTTTCGTCAACCCCTCCGAAAGGAGGTATTAATGGATGCATTAAATAGGATCGATGGATGATAGATCGGGCGTCAGAGACTAGAGCATTCCATGGACCGCACGGCGCGGGCGAGCATGCCGCCGGAAGCGAACACAAAAAAGGGGAGCCTACCTTGCGGAAGACTCCCCCTAACTCCCTGCGCAGACTCGCCGGCTACTGCCAGCTCGCTGCCAGCACCGTCTGCACATCCTGCGGCCGCTGATCGATGGCTTGATCCCAGGTGAGACCGGTCTGTTGGCTGAACGTGGCCATAGCCTGGATGAGCTGGTCCACTTGGCTATTGAGCAGCGTCTGCCCATCACCGGCCTGGATCGTCTCCGTTTGATTCGATGTGCTGGTATACCAATTTTGGATGGTCACATAGTCTGTCGAACCATGGATCGCCAGGCGCAAATCGTTGGCCTGACGGCTGATGACGAGATCGAGCGGATTGATACCCGCGTCATACAGAACTTTGTCCGCCGATCCGCCGCTGTCTTGCAGAAGATCCTGCCCGTCGCCACGGCCAAAGAGATAAGTATCGTTGCCGCTGCCGCCATTGACGGTGTCGTTGCCTGCGCCGCCACGTAACGTATCAGCTCCTGCAGCCGCGCTCAGCACATTGGCGGCGCTGTTGCCGATCATCACATTCGCCGAGCCGTTTCCGCTGCCATTAATGGCAGCAGTTCCGAGAAGTGTGAGATTTTCGAGGTTTGCCCCCAAGGTCCACGAGACGGAACTCTGGACCGTATCGATGCCATTGTTGTTCGATTCGACCACCGTATCGCCAACGCCCACCACGTAGATGTCGTTCCCTGCTCCACCGGCCATCGTGTTCGCAGACTCGTTGCCCACAAGGATGTTATTGAGAGCATTGCCGGTCCCGTTGATGGCTGCGTTACCCGTCAAGGTCAGATTTTCGACATTGGCACCCAGCGTATAGGTCAAGGCGCTCTGCACGGTGTCGATCCCGCCGCCGGCCGCTTCCACCACCGTGTCGCCTGCGCCGATGACATAGGTGTCATTCCCCGCGACGCCGGTCAGCACGTTGGCCCCGCTGTTGCCGATTAACACATTGTCCAGCGCATTGCCGGTGCCGTTGATGGCCGCCGTGCCGGTCAGCGCGAGATTCTCGACATTAGCCCCGAGCGTGTAGGTGATCGAAGACTGGACGCTATCGGCCCCTTCATTCGCGTTCTCAACCACGAGATCACCTGTACTCTCGACAATATACACATCGTTGCCCTGCCCCCCGGTCATGGTATCGCCACCGGCACCACCGTCGATGAGGTTGTCGGCGCTGTTTCCGGTGAGCACATTGGCCAAACTGTTCCCGGTCGCACTACTGACGGCCGTTCCTGTCAGCGTGAGATTCTCGACATTCGCGCCAAGGGTGAACGACACCGAACTCTGGACGGTGTCAATGCCCTCATTGGCATTCTCGACCACGCTGTCTCCCGCCCCGACCACATAGGTATCGTTGCCCGCCCCCCCTGTGAGCCTGTTGACCCCGCTATTGCCAACGAGGACGTTATCCAACCAATTGCCTGTCCCGTTGATCCACGCGCTCCCGGTGAGCGTGAGATTCTCGACATTGGAGCCTAAGGCATACGTCACGGACGACTGCACTGTGTCGATGCCTTCACCGACATTTTCAACGACGACATCGCTGACATTGTCGACGACGTAGGTATCGTTCCCCTCACCGCCGGCCATCGTGTCGGCCCCAGCGCCGCCATCCAATATATTATCGCCGCTGTTGCCGGCGAGGCCATTGTCCAGAGCGTTCCCCGTCCCGTTGATCGATGCCGCTCCAGTGAGCGCGAGACTTTCCACGTTCGCCCCGAGCGTGAAGGACACGCCACTCTGAACGGTATCTGTCCCTTCGTTCACGTTTTCGACGACGGTGTCGCCTGCCCCGACAATGTAGGTGTCGTTCCCCGCGCCGCCCGTCAGCACGTTCCCCGCGCTGTTACCGGCAAGCACATTGTCCAACACATTGCCGGTGCCGTTGATGGCTGCGCTGCCAGTCAGCGTCAGGTTCTCGACATTGTCCCCCAATACATACGCCACCGACGATTGGACCGTGTCGATGCCTTCGTTCAAGTTTTCGGTAACCCCGTCACCGAGACTCTCCACGAGGTAGGTATCGTTGCCGGCCCCTCCCTGCATGGTATCGTTACCGAGACTGCCATCCAGCAGATTGTCACCACTATTGCCGATCAGCTTGTTGTCCGTGAAACTGCCGGTCGCATTGATCAAGCTGCTGCCCGTCAGCACGACCGTTTCCACCTCAGCATCGTTAGAGAGCACGAAATTCACC
This is a stretch of genomic DNA from Nitrospira sp.. It encodes these proteins:
- a CDS encoding calcium-binding protein; protein product: LIGGAGNDQLYGGYGNDVYNGGAGNDLAQDWGGSDTYVFGVGSGQDIVQDWGWDVTEIDTVQVMSGVTTTNLFITQDWVTNPGGLTLRLAQSDDQLVIQNFNSIEQIQFADGTLWDASAIQARLQQSQIGSDGTDYLWGSAESNYLQGLGGNDSLYGNEGDDVLLGGAGDDSLDGGQGNDVLEGGAGTDWLSDYQGGSDTYRWGVGSGQDTVGDFDAGQGGLDAVEVQGATPAEVTITRDLGVNASALTLHIAGTMDTLTLQNWFDPNGQIEQIRFADGTVWDAPAVLARLESQLTGTEGNDSLFGSELGDTISGLGGPDFLYGQAGNDTLDGGAGADVMDGGAGDDTFIVDDAGDLVVEFAGGGNDTVEASVNFVLSNDAEVETVVLTGSSLINATGSFTDNKLIGNSGDNLLDGSLGNDTMQGGAGNDTYLVESLGDGVTENLNEGIDTVQSSVAYVLGDNVENLTLTGSAAINGTGNVLDNVLAGNSAGNVLTGGAGNDTYIVGAGDTVVENVNEGTDTVQSGVSFTLGANVESLALTGAASINGTGNALDNGLAGNSGDNILDGGAGADTMAGGEGNDTYVVDNVSDVVVENVGEGIDTVQSSVTYALGSNVENLTLTGSAWINGTGNWLDNVLVGNSGVNRLTGGAGNDTYVVGAGDSVVENANEGIDTVQSSVSFTLGANVENLTLTGTAVSSATGNSLANVLTGNSADNLIDGGAGGDTMTGGQGNDVYIVESTGDLVVENANEGADSVQSSITYTLGANVENLALTGTAAINGTGNALDNVLIGNSGANVLTGVAGNDTYVIGAGDTVVEAAGGGIDTVQSALTYTLGANVENLTLTGNAAINGTGNALNNILVGNESANTMAGGAGNDIYVVGVGDTVVESNNNGIDTVQSSVSWTLGANLENLTLLGTAAINGSGNGSANVMIGNSAANVLSAAAGADTLRGGAGNDTVNGGSGNDTYLFGRGDGQDLLQDSGGSADKVLYDAGINPLDLVISRQANDLRLAIHGSTDYVTIQNWYTSTSNQTETIQAGDGQTLLNSQVDQLIQAMATFSQQTGLTWDQAIDQRPQDVQTVLAASWQ
- a CDS encoding calcium-binding protein, which translates into the protein MSQSNISTWLKFALQQMAAESYLDQLLFGRPLREILLDGNNDTRFVQPDANGELPGKTRFTNVQADRFLNSYDIIDHHANDASGFSATLMRNRTTSEYTLSFRSTEFKLAAEGGDKERDAFQADADIGLYGFAFGQLTAMEEYFARLKQGVKSDGTIDAELQAYFADPSHQLNVTGYSLGGHLATVFTELHETEVAHTYIFNGAGRGHVNGAGASLAAEEARIQAMLSYFRQVLSDPDAANATFSRDNPIYEAASASHAADPGWDPFDQGAANFYSDPRYQWAKAATLAQFDTEGTASIELTTNLLGEPKSLGPFAKITTLYGLAATGDLNVVANSGVHAAGGQSILIEGQPQIEGVPLFQDQWDFGNTHSITLIVDSLAVQALIQTIDSRYGQASSELLISAASNAKAEEVAPLNTPDVVEGDSLEKTVDAFRKLFLGPTLQDPYPLPVDSQVGGFGNLANRNEMYTAMAAIQEAVQDWQDAGVIFTLADLTDVALLQSSEATSLENIAQTETAQGLAYRYALKELNPFALWADDDLVTDVLYEAHNAAGELDLYSDVTGNGTVTKQYLTDRARFLGEKVQLNLKDEELSKGNSYFFDASQTYEIATTDDPSTIRQFLFGSDADERFESGGKDDHLYGGSGVDLLIGNGGGDQLDGGAGIDTLLGGAGNDLLEGGSGSDRLDGGLDNDILQGGEGFDTYIIRAVDGADTITDSDGKGVVKFDGRVLGGALHRAGDLANAFHSADGTLTFTKSGTNDLVVTGSGPLTIKSFTNGQLGMQLVRASAGHVKKTWVMERSAA